The Microcebus murinus isolate Inina chromosome 4, M.murinus_Inina_mat1.0, whole genome shotgun sequence genome has a segment encoding these proteins:
- the B3GAT3 gene encoding galactosylgalactosylxylosylprotein 3-beta-glucuronosyltransferase 3 isoform X1, translated as MKLKLKNVFLAYFLVSIAGLLYALVQLGQPCDCLPPLRAAAEQLRQKDLRISQLQADLRRPPPAPAQPPEPEALPTIYVVTPTYARLVQKAELVRLSQTLSLVPRLHWLLVEDAEGPTPLVSGLLAASGLLFTHLVVLTPKAQRLREGEPGWVRPRGVEQRNKALDWLRGKGGAVGGEKDPPPPGTQGVVYFADDDNTYSRELFEEMRWTRGVSVWPVGLVGGLRFEGPQVQDGRVVGFHTAWEPNRPFPVDMAGFAVALPLLLAKPNAQFDATAPRGHLESSLLSHLVDPKDLEPRAANCTRVLVWHTRTEKPKMKQEEQLQRQGRGSDPAIEV; from the exons ATGAAGCTGAAGCTGAAGAACGTGTTTCTCGCCTACTTCCTTGTGTCGATCGCCGGTCTCCTCTACGCGCTGGTGCAGCTCG GCCAGCCATGTGactgcctccctcccctgcgGGCAGCAGCCGAGCAGCTTCGGCAGAAGGATCTGAGGATTTCCCAGCTGCAAGCCGATCTGCGAcgcccaccccctgcccctgcccagccccctgaACCTGAGGCCCTGCCTACTATCTATGTTGTTACCCCCACCTATGCCAG GCTGGTGCAGAAGGCAGAGCTGGTGCGGCTGTCCCAGACACTGAGCCTGGTGCCCCGGCTACATTGGCTCCTGGTGGAGGACGCTGAGGGCCCCACCCCGCTCGTCTCAGGGCTGCTGGCTGCCTCTGGCCTCCTCTTCACACACCTGGTGGTCCTCACGCCCAAGGCCCAGCGGCTTCGGGAGGGAGAGCCAGGCTGGGTTCGGCCCCGTGGTGTAGAGCAGCGGAACAAGGCCCTGGACTGGCTCCGGGGCAAAGGGGGTGCTGTTGGGGGGGAGAAGGATCCACCACCACCTGGGACACAGGGAGTCGTGTACTTTGCTGATGATGACAACACCTATAGCCGGGAGCTCTTTGAGGAG ATGCGCTGGACCCGTGGTGTCTCAGTGTGGCCAGTGGGGCTGGTGGGCGGCCTGCGATTTGAGGGCCCTCAGGTACAGGATGGACGGGTTGTGGGCTTCCACACAGCATGGGAGCCAAACAGGCCCTTCCCCGTGGATATGGCGGGATTTGCTGTCGCCCTGCCCCTGCTGTTGGCTAAGCCCAATGCCCAGTTTGATGCTACTGCTCCCCGGGGCCACCTGGAGAGCAGTCTCCTGAGCCACCTTGTGGATCCCAAGGACCTGGAGCCACGGGCTGCTAACTGCACTCGG GTCCTGGTGTGGCATACACGGACAGAGAAGCCCAAGATGAAGCAGGAGGAGCAGCTGCAGCGGCAGGGCCGGGGCTCAGACCCAGCCATTGAGGTGTGA
- the B3GAT3 gene encoding galactosylgalactosylxylosylprotein 3-beta-glucuronosyltransferase 3 isoform X2: MKLKLKNVFLAYFLVSIAGLLYALVQLGQPCDCLPPLRAAAEQLRQKDLRISQLQADLRRPPPAPAQPPEPEALPTIYVVTPTYARLVQKAELVRLSQTLSLVPRLHWLLVEDAEGPTPLVSGLLAASGLLFTHLVVLTPKAQRLREGEPGWVRPRGVEQRNKALDWLRGKGGAVGGEKDPPPPGTQGVVYFADDDNTYSRELFEEMRWTRGVSVWPVGLVGGLRFEGPQVQDGRVVGFHTAWEPNRPFPVDMAGFAVALPLLLAKPNAQFDATAPRGHLESSLLSHLVDPKDLEPRAANCTRVREWSPPATGPGVAYTDREAQDEAGGAAAAAGPGLRPSH; the protein is encoded by the exons ATGAAGCTGAAGCTGAAGAACGTGTTTCTCGCCTACTTCCTTGTGTCGATCGCCGGTCTCCTCTACGCGCTGGTGCAGCTCG GCCAGCCATGTGactgcctccctcccctgcgGGCAGCAGCCGAGCAGCTTCGGCAGAAGGATCTGAGGATTTCCCAGCTGCAAGCCGATCTGCGAcgcccaccccctgcccctgcccagccccctgaACCTGAGGCCCTGCCTACTATCTATGTTGTTACCCCCACCTATGCCAG GCTGGTGCAGAAGGCAGAGCTGGTGCGGCTGTCCCAGACACTGAGCCTGGTGCCCCGGCTACATTGGCTCCTGGTGGAGGACGCTGAGGGCCCCACCCCGCTCGTCTCAGGGCTGCTGGCTGCCTCTGGCCTCCTCTTCACACACCTGGTGGTCCTCACGCCCAAGGCCCAGCGGCTTCGGGAGGGAGAGCCAGGCTGGGTTCGGCCCCGTGGTGTAGAGCAGCGGAACAAGGCCCTGGACTGGCTCCGGGGCAAAGGGGGTGCTGTTGGGGGGGAGAAGGATCCACCACCACCTGGGACACAGGGAGTCGTGTACTTTGCTGATGATGACAACACCTATAGCCGGGAGCTCTTTGAGGAG ATGCGCTGGACCCGTGGTGTCTCAGTGTGGCCAGTGGGGCTGGTGGGCGGCCTGCGATTTGAGGGCCCTCAGGTACAGGATGGACGGGTTGTGGGCTTCCACACAGCATGGGAGCCAAACAGGCCCTTCCCCGTGGATATGGCGGGATTTGCTGTCGCCCTGCCCCTGCTGTTGGCTAAGCCCAATGCCCAGTTTGATGCTACTGCTCCCCGGGGCCACCTGGAGAGCAGTCTCCTGAGCCACCTTGTGGATCCCAAGGACCTGGAGCCACGGGCTGCTAACTGCACTCGGGTAAGAGAATGGAG CCCTCCTGCCACAGGTCCTGGTGTGGCATACACGGACAGAGAAGCCCAAGATGAAGCAGGAGGAGCAGCTGCAGCGGCAGGGCCGGGGCTCAGACCCAGCCATTGA
- the ROM1 gene encoding rod outer segment membrane protein 1, which translates to MAPVLPLVLPLQPRIRLAQGLWLLSWLLALASGLTLLCSGHLLVQLRHLGTFLAPSCRFPVLPQVALAAGAVALGTGLVGAGASRASLDAARYPPWRGILGPLLVAGTAGGGGLLVLALGLALGLPGSLDQGLEEGLGTALGHYKDTEVPGHCHAKRLMDELQLKHHCCGRHGYKDWFGVQWVSSRYLDPSDQDVVDRIQSNVEGLYLTDGVPFSCCNPHSPRPCLQSQLSDPYAHPLFDPRQPNLNLWAQGCHEVLLGHLQELASTLGSMLAVTFLLQALVLVGLRYLHTALEGLGGVIDGEGETQGYLFPGGLKDMLKTAWLQGGVAHRPAPEEAPPEEAPPKEDLPEA; encoded by the exons ATGGCGCCGGTGTTGCCGCTGGTGCTGCCCCTGCAGCCCCGCATCCGTCTGGCGCAGGGGCTCTGGCTCCTCTCCTGGCTGCTGGCACTGGCCAGCGGCCTCACTCTCCTCTGTAGCGGGCACCTCCTGGTCCAGCTGCGGCACCTTGGCACCTTCCTGGCTCCCTCCTGCCGGTTCCCTGTCCTGCCCCAGGTTGCCCTGGcagcaggtgcagtggctctgGGCACAGGACTCGTAGGTGCAGGAGCCAGCCGGGCAAGTCTGGATGCAGCTCGATACCCTCCCTGGCGAGGGATCCTGGGACCACTGCTGGTGGCTGGTACTGCTGGAGGAGGGGGGCTCCTGGTCCTCGCCCTGGGGCTAGCCCTGGGTTTGCCTGGGAGTCTGGACCAGGGGCTGGAAGAGGGCCTGGGAACTGCCTTGGGTCACTACAAGGACACAGAGGTACCTGGGCACTGTCATGCCAAACGGCTGATGGATGAGCTGCAGCTGAAGCACCACTGCTGCGGGCGCCATGGGTACAAGGATTGGTTTGGGGTACAGTGGGTCAGCAGCCGTTACCTGGACCCCAGTGACCAGGATGTGGTTGA TCGGATCCAGAGCAATGTGGAAGGCCTGTACCTGACTGATGGAGTCCCTTTCTCTTGCTGCAACCCCCACTCACCTCGGCCTTGCCTGCAAAGTCAACTTTCAGATCCCTATGCCCACCCCCTCTTTGATCCGAGACAGCCCAACCTAAACCTCTGGGCCCAAGGATGCCACGAGGTGCTGCTGGGGCACCTGCAGGAACTGGCCAGCACACTGGGCAGCATGCTGGCTGTCACCTTTCTGCTGCAG GCTCTGGTGCTCGTTGGCCTGCGGTACCTGCATACAGCACTGGAGGGTCTTGGAGGGGTCATCGATGGGGAAGGGGAGACCCAGGGCTATCTCTTTCCTGGTGGGCTGAAAGATATGCTGAAAACAGCATGGCTACAGGGAGGGGTTGCCCACAGGCCAGCACCTGAGGAGGCCCCACCAGAAGAGGCACCTCCCAAGGAGGATCTACCTGAGGCCTAG